ATCCAGTGTCTCATCCACTTCATATTTGTACTTGAACCCCAAATCCACAAGTTTGTTTGTATCCACTTTCACCCTCACGCCTTCCCCTACCACCCTACGTAATCACACGAGCAAACACAATACATGTTATATTACTTAAAAAGGATCAAGGAGATCAATTTAATAATCATCAATCGAGATTCTAAATACATACTCTTTGAGCTTCATCTCGATCTCCGGGTACTTAGCAGCAAAGTGATCGACGTAGTCCTGCATATTGGGGTACCCGGCGGCGAAGAGGAAGCGGCCGGCGATGGACGGCTGCTCCATGCAGAAGATGTGCGCCTCGCAGACGTCGTCGACGTGCACCAGCGGCACGGAGCCCAGCGAGGCCTTTTTGAACTTGAGGACGCCATGGGAGAGCTCACGGCCGGTGAGCGGCGACACGATCACCGGGATGCATGCTCAGCGTGTGGTAGGGCTGGATGCtatcgccgccgacgagcgcgCACGCCAAGGTCACCACCTCGAATGCCGGCCTCTCCGACTCGTTGTAACGCAGCAGCTCCTTCTCGGAGAGGGTCTTGGATGAGAGATACGCCTACAAACGAATCAAAGTAGAATTCGTCGCCACACAGTGTCCAAAGTCGTTTTAGATTTTACTAGTAGTTCATAGAAAAACATACcagcattttttaaaaaacatatataaaagtatatttaacggTGAATTTAACGAAACTAATTTGTAATTTGGTTGTTGTAGATGCTACACTATGTTTTACTGTAAATTTGATGAAGAAGTTTCTCTTAGACCAAAACCCAAAACGTATGAAAAATGCCTGGATTAGATGATTACATCCAGCAGGGCATTGCTGTAACGGTGGGAGAAGTTGAGAGGAGTCCAGCAGCAGTCATTGATGAAGTCCTtgtagccaccgccgccgccgtcctcccggagcggcgaggcggcggtgacggaggccgTGTGGATGATCCGCTTCACCGTCTTTGATCGCTCGCATTGCTGCAGGATGATGCGCGTCGCGTCCACGGCCGCTTCGGTGGTGTTCTTGTACTGCAAAACAAAAACATGCGAATCAACCTCTCATCTTAATTATTGTCATCTGGTAGTGTAAAGTTTAATCTAAAACAGAGCACTCAATAGTCCACTATCCGGTGCTCTCTACTTAAAGTATTCTACTACAAGTAGAATTAATCTCGACCCTTTATTTTAAAGGGTAGATTAGTAATCTCTTAATACAGATTAGGGGTAATTTTGGCATGGGATATTTCTCTGTCTCGATCGCTCGCATCAAGTCCGATCGCTACTCCTAAAAAAAAGGGTTATCGCTACTCccggcaggcggcggtggcgctgctaGCGTTGATTGAAGGGGAAAATCGTTTCGCTCTGCTTGCACACATCGGACGTCCCTCGACGCGAAGGAAGCAGAAGCGGTGACCGCGGCCGGCGTGCCCTACCAGCGCCTCGCCGCGTGCGCGACCTGTACATGTTCGTCATCTCCAAGCTCCAGGAGAAGGACCACTCCTCCGTGGTGCACGTGCGTTGATTTGTGTGGCTCTCTGCCATGGAATTTGGGGCTCTTTCTTTTATATTCTAGCATTCTACCTACTGAAATCTGTATCGGCCAACCAACCAGCaatggttgattttttttttctggtgctTTGTTGTACAGCCATAAACCCATGTTGTCTTGGACAGATGTGCTAGCCAAGCATCTAAAACTTTTTAGGATTGGTGTTTATAAATGGGTGATACATGGAAATTCTATGAGTAGGTTTGGCTCGAAAAGCACTTGCTTTCCTGATAGCATTATAATTTAGGAcatcaaagttgtgtttgggaCATGAGAGAGTAGGATTCAtcaagaaaggaaaataaattcAAGTTAGGGTAGTTATCCCCAACAGAACATATTTGCAGCCATGTACAAACATGGCATGATGCTCCAGTTTCCCTTTGATGATCTGTTCTGTCAATCATTTCAGTTCTTCAACGACCAAACCTTGTTCATTGCAGGGGAACTCAAGTTCAGGTGTTGGCACCTAACTTGACAAATTTCTAGCACTTGTCTTACTACCAACTGCATCTGCAGGAAACAATATATAAATGTGCAGGCCTAATAGGCCGCGTGTGGTCGTCGCCGCCAGAATTGATCCTaacaccggcggcgccggcgggcttGGATTCTAGGTAATGCTGCGCTGCCGCCCTCCTCGACTTCTCCTTCGCATGCAGCGCCCTGGTGACCTCGTCGACGGTGATGAGGCGGTAGGCCTGGCCGAGGAGCAGCGCGTCCCGTGGCTTGAGCAGCTTCACCCGCGTCACCCGCACCGTGCCTGTGCCGTGCTGCTCGGcccgcgccggcggtggcggcggcggtggccgcatCTCCTCGGCGACGCGGAGGGTGACGAGTGCGATGTAGTGGCCCGGGTTGGCGCAGGGAGAGGGTGAGTTAGATACTGATAAACTACGATAATACCCCTACGCGAATTATTATTCTGGACAAATATGCCCTTCCAAATTTCTACTACTATTAATTATGGTGGGAGTAGAACTAAATCTCAACCCTCTAACTAAATATGATCAACGGCTCAGATTGCTTTCTACTCCAggtagaaagcaccggagcgGGACTCTATATATAAGCCTCTCGAATCTCGATGATGAGCTGCCTAAATGCATTTGTTGTTGTGTGTACCTTGGTGCTGCGAGGGTCGTGATGGATCGGGGTGGCGATGAGGAAGACGAAGTCGCAGCCGGCGATGGCCGGCTCGAAGGTGGCCGCGTCGTACATGTCCGCCTCGAACAGCACCAGCCGCTCCTCGGCACCGGGCATCCTCATCAGCAGATTCGTCTTCTTCTCATCCCCTCCATCCATAAGACCGTGATCTCAGTACGATTGTATCATCTTAATGTAATTGGCTGAGTTCAATAAAGTTTATATTATCTTGAAAACAATATCATGACCGAATTAATGGCGGATGGCTTCATATGCTGCAAACTGGAAATTCAGCGAGGTTGCGAGCTGTGGGGATGGGGAAGAAGATTATTACCAAGATTCCTCAGGGTTGCATGCACGACGCAGCCTCTGCACAGCAGCTTGTTGATGAGCCATGTCGCAATGTGGCCGGCGCCTCCGGTGACGCACACCGTGCTCATCCTCCGATCCTCTATTCCTTTCTCCTCCTGTCCTTCAGTGCAGTGCAGTTTAGGTGGCCTGGCCCTTTCTTGTTTTTGGCCAAACACGATTGGTGGTTTTCTGAATGAAACTCTAGCTACTGGAAACTCTTTCAAATAGGCTCTCATTTTTGGCCCAATCAGCATATGccaatgccaaaatttaaattttttaacttaattttaaagttgttttcttgagttttttttatcatagtttCTTTTACAACATTGTCGTAACCTTAGGTCATGGACAAGTTTGGAGATAAACGGGAAAGTTCCTTTTCCCGTCTATCCTGGAAAATGAGCCCGAACACAAAATGCATAACTTTTATGGTGAATATTTCTCTATTGAATTATGTCTTGTCTTGCTATAGGCTTTTGGCTGGTTTATATAGTCCACAGCCGTACATGTGATATTATAACTTTGCCTCCCATGGGCCTTTGTGAGTTTACAATTATGTTCTTGCTATGTCAACAACTCTAGAGGCAATCTGGTACATTTGAAAGGTCATTATGGTCTTTTGGTGCCAGCTGGCCGGAGTGAGTGAGAGTGGTCCCCATGGAATCTTCTTTTGGCATCTTCATTGCTCGAGTAGTGTTTTCCAACTTGGGTCGTCTTTTCTATCTTAGGTGTTCGAACACTCTTTTCCACCTGCTTGGCTCTTGATATTGTACCTGTCATTGGTTAGGAATGCACTTAAAAGAGACGATTTGCTTTAACAATATAAACTTACTCGAATGGTAATTTCCCACTCGAATGGTACTTTTTCACTCGAAAGGTAGTTTCTCTTTTTACCACTCAAATGATATTTTACCATTTGAATGGTATTTTACCATCGGGACACTTATGAAAACTTAAGACATCCTTTTCTTTGGTGTTTAGGCCGAGCAGGGAGTATGCTGGTGGCCCCCTGATGCAGCAAACATTGTCATTTAAAAACATAAATGTAAAAATtttaatcacaaattacttttttcactaatactccctccttccctaaatgtttgacatcgttgacttttttaaacatgtttgaccgttccgtcttattcaaaaacttttatgaaatgtgtaaaactatatgtataaataaaagtatatttaacgataaatcaaatgatacgaaaagaattaataattacttaaattttttaaataagacaaatggtcaaacatttttaaaaaggtcaacggcgccaaatattttgggatggagggagtatgccaTTTGGCGTATTTTCCGCATATGCCCATCCTGAGGCTGATAGGCCAGTCTTGCTAGCTTCTGGAACCCCTATTTATTTTCTTCGGCTGGTCCCATAAGTTAGGAGTACAAGCCTAAACGTGCGGGCATGATGCAAAGGAAGAAGACAATGATTTGACTGTAGGGCGAGAGATAGATGGAGCAAGCGTGTGTAGTGTGGGTGTTGGCTGATGGACCTTGGGCCCTTTGTGCATACGCTCCATATAGTAGTATGAAGCATAGAATGGGACAAGAAAACAGAGGGCAAAATATTTTAGTGTATGCAAGTGTATATTTTCATGTGTTTATGTCTCTTCAACCGATGGGGCAATATGCAAGTGCCTGCTAGAAAATTATCACAAACTTTCAGCATCTCGCATAGCAAACCCAAGTTTTAGGAGTATTCTCTAACAAGACCACCAATCTTGAGTGTCTTGTATCAAATTTCGCCCAAAGATAAACATAGCTTTCATATTCCCAGTCTAGACAGTCTTAAACATACTTGAAGTTTATTCAACATGTTCAGCGAGAAAGAACAGAGGAAGGAATGATACATCTTTGCAACACTATCTGACTAACAACCTAAAAGTGAGTAGCAGCTGATCAGCAGAGATGTCCTGCTCAATATGTTCCTATGCCAATTCTTCCATCTCCGTGGCACAGCCTCGGAACCACCTCCAACAGGATTATTGTCCCCCCTTTTGCAGAAGACAGAACATGTGCTGAGAACAAATTCCAACTTTACTGTGAAGCATCTTCTGAGTCGAACAGCATGGACAGAGCATTGCAACTTCCCAAGCATATCGACCGACTCACATGTGCATCATTGAGCCAACAGTGTACATGTACCATCTACACCCTAGCCTTAAGGATCCAATTCTGTTTCAGCAGGTCCTGTAGCAGATTGGTGGGACATCAGGATGAATAAGCCAAATGCATTGATATGATGAGCATTCATGAGGACACACACAGTGATATATGCAGCAGGATGGTACATACCCAACTGTCGATGGTAAGGAAGAACCCTGCTCTGCCTTTTCTGGCCTCCTCTCAGTTCCGAGAAAATCAAGGACATGTTTTAACACTTCACTTGGCTTTTCAACATGAGGAATATGACCACACTCCCGTACCTGCCTTAAAATTGCATCTGGGAGTTCCTGGTGCAACCTCTGCAGCGTACACAAACAAAGACAATGAACATATAGTAACGGGAAGAGAATGTACAAATGCCAGTTTATACTGCCAGCAAGTTGACATGGAATTTAGTGCTCTTCCGGTTCCCTTGAATGGCCAGTAACAGATTAAAAAGCATGGCATTTATATTCATATATTGAAAAACTAGGTCATGTATAGCATGTCCTCGtgttcaaaaaaaaaccttacataTGCTTGTTTGTTGCTAATGATTCCATCCTCCTCTCCCCATAAAATCAGGCATTTATGCTTTACCTGTACATGAAACAGAAGTATCATTAGAATTTCACTAATGATACCCAGCAAATTTCATTACGTCATGCCAGAATGTGATCTAGAAAGGTCACGCTATCCTCCCTATCATTATGCCAGTGATCTTAAAGATTATTATGCACTGATAGTAACTTCTATGAACACAAACGCTGTGAGTATTTAGATGTGTCCTAGGAAaagtagttatcatcaactatCAAGCATTTTTTCTGCAGCAAAGGTTGCAGCTGTAACAGCATTGTGGATTGAAAGAAGACAgcaaaatcaataaaaaaatatgaggtCTCTTGAACAGTGAAAACAAAGTAATTTGGATATTTAATAGATAAGAACCTGATTTATTTGGTTTAGGACATTATAACCCCCATTCATCATAAAATCAACAAGAGCATCTTCCCACCAAGGAAGTAGGCAGTGTAGACGGCcaatctgaaaaagaaaaatacaataaaatGAAATAACTTCCTTGTTGACAAAATGTATGAATAACTCATGGCAATGTTTGTGCACAGTTGTAAGCAGTATCGACAGAAGCAAAATTGTGCAGGCAGGAATATATGACTTTTTGGTACAAAGTGAAATTTTACAGCATATGTGAAGATAAATTGGACAATTATTTTTTGCCATTTTGAAGTGCCAAAATTTTCAAATGCCTGTAACCAATTTTAGTGACAATGTCAGTTTCTTGAAAAATATGGAGAAAGCAGATTTATTGGAAGATACGAGTATAAATCCAGTTGAGGAAAATTAACAGACTCACAACCAGGACGTAATTGTTGCCTTTGCACAATTTTATAGAGTCAATAGACGCTTACTTGCACCCAGTCAAACAATCCAGCTGGACCACCTGGAATTTTATAAAACGCCAAAAGAGTAGCAAAATACCGCAGTGGGAGACTCTTCAGTAGAAAAACCTGAGGGCAAAAAGAAGAAGTCAAGTGTAATCGAACCAAGAAAAACACATGTAACAATATTGATTTGTTCCATTCTTTTACCAATAATGCTAACATAAAGGATTCTGGAGGACAGCCATATCCATCATCAAGAAAAGACAACATACTTGAAACTATAAAGTAATATTGGCATAAGGAAACAAAAAATAAGGATGCCACAGCAAAgtcatcaataaaaaaaatgccaCATGCGGAAGCATTCTGTATTAAATAAGGCATAGCATGCAGCTCAGTAAACAACTCGATACTCACCCCAGCATATGGAACGAATCTAGGCATTCTTGTCATATCTCTTGTGCCCTCAGCATATACACTTGCACTAATGAAGATCAGTTTTGACACCTGTGATGAACAAGATCAATTTATCTTCTCATATTACAAAATTCTCAGGTTGTAGTGTTTCTTAAAAGTTTAATTGCTGAAAAGTAGATATATTTTGCTTCACATAAAGCTATACAGAAAACTCTCTTAGGACTTCTGTCATTAGTCCTTTTTGCTACAAATAGGTAGAAAATAGTAAGTCTGGGAATGCTTGTACCGCTTCCGGATAGTTGACAGTAAAATCAATAGCAACAGCAGCACCGAGACTTGGTCCAACTAACACCATAGGCCTTCTAATGTAGGATCTCCAGAACTACAAAGGAAGTTTGTTAAGATGTAAGTATCATAGCACTGTAACCTTAACATAGCATCATCAGTCTGACTTGACAGTTTGCTTTGTCCTTACTACAATGTCAAAAGAACTGGCTTTTAAACAACTGAACATATCATGTAAAATACCCACGTTCCAAACGGACCAAAAAGAAGCATAGTAACATCGTACTACTCTGGACAATCCAGTCCTTGTTTTGAGGTGAAGCATGAGTTTGTGGACATGGCTAAGACTTCAGTACTTACAAACATGTTCTGAACAAAATATCCACATCACAAGCAACTTATGTTGTGATGTGGTGCTTAAACAGAGAGTCAAGAGACACTGGTTGCCATAACAGAGCCTAGCAACTAGGAAGTGGGAAGTGAATTCATGACATGAAAAATTAACGACAAGCACACCAGCAGTAATATTTTCTACACATAATGTACCTGGTAAAGATGCTCCCGTTTGGAGGCTACATCACCCGGTGGCCGTTTCTCTATGAGACAATATCCAGAAACATTCAGGTGTTGCAACTTACACCTGTGTGTGTCAAGCAAATCcatgaaacaaaaaccaacgaCATGCAAAGAAGGATCATACCTAGATCCGAGAAGCCCCATCCAAGAATGTCCACAGCCCAAGCCTCCAGTCCAGCCTCCTCCAACAACGGGTAGGTGTACCTCCACTCTAAACAAGAACTGTATCTAATACTTTTAAAAGGTCCAGGCTGCTAATCCCACACTCTTGTACACATATACCGTGGCCAACACTAGATTTCCTAAGAATTAGGCACATGTCGAACCATGAAATGAATTCGGCACATAAAGTGGCGGACGCCGGGGGTTCCCGGGAATAccaaaaaattgtgaaacaaaaTCGATGTATATAGGTATATCACGTATGTATATATTTACTTCGAACTTTTTAATTAACAATCCATTTTTTCTGTACTCCAGGCTCACACTACTTCTAACCCAGTAGCCAACAACTTTAAATCCCCAAACTCTATCCCACTAAACACTAGGAACACGGTGCTTGCAATTGTTGAGGTGAATACCCCAGTCTTAAAATCCTGCGTCCGTCACTGGGCGAATACATACACAAGAAGTTTCAGGCTTACGAAGTTGCAATGCACGCACCTGTCGAAGCCATGGAGCAGAAGGACGGGGTCCCTGTCCTGCTGCTGCTTGAGCGGCCTCACGCAGCTGCTAAGTATCGGGCTCTGGGAGAAGCCAGTCTGAAAAACAACGAAACATCATCAGTTTCATCAGCGGGTACACCATTTTCGATAAGTtttgggggggaggggagggattCAGGCAGCAGCTCGCCTGGACGGGGACTCGCTCGATTCGCTTGGCGAGGCGGAtggcgggctcgtcgcggatccgctccaccgccgcggGGAGGAACCCCGGgaaacctcctcctcctcctcctcccccggcgCGGCCGTTcacgccggcggaggcggcggcgaccctgaCGCGGCCCCTGCatgacggccgcggcggcgccagcgccggcgaggaggaggaggaggaggcgaggagcagCGGAGGCATTGGGGTGCGGTTGCTCGTTGCTGCTGCGGTGCGTGCGTAAGCGGCGGGCGTTTATAGGGCGCGGGAGGACGGCGAGCGAGGGCCGcgtggctgcggctgcggcaccgcacggcggcgcgtgggcggGGGGCCATCTGAATTATTATCGTTAGAAAATTGCGATGAGATATGGGAGGAGCAGCAacaggaaaagaaaatgaataaataaataaaattttttattttcggccacttttttttattacgaATGTTCTTTTAGAAACACACGATAAGAACGCACACACGTACACACTATCCTCATGACCAACTATGTAAAATTGAGCCGGTATGTATTAAGATTGATGAAATCACCACGAACGTCTTCTTATTAACGGGTACGTATTCTATcgctgaaagaataattaatgGTAAATGCGAGCACTCTTATCAAATCTAACCGACATTTTTCACTTTAAAAGTACAGAATGAGATTACTCGGTCCAAAATAAAATATCCGTAAGATTACCCATTCTGAAATGAAATCATCGGTTAAATGATGTGTCGGAACAAGAGATAAGTGATGGAAATGATATAAGTAATAAAAATTGGTTTAAAGTGAAATTCTGGAGTatctttttaataaaaaaaaagaggtagaggaaattgagaaactaagaagagaaagagagagcgtGGAAGATTCAAATGTTCCACGGGggtaattaactatttgctactCTATATCTCAATGACACGTGAATCCACATGTGGATCCATaggtaaataattaattgccacgtcgaaaagtggcaaatagttacatgtgaagtccctgtcacatcggatgtttgatactaatttagagtattaaacatagactaattacaaaacccatttcataaccttggactaattcgcaagacgaatcttttgagcctaattacgtcatgatttgacaatgtgatgctataataaacttttgataattatagattaattaggcttaaaaatttgtctcgtggattagcttttatttatgaaattaattttttttattagccTATGATTTTTGTCGCGGGTGCATATGCCCTGCATGTGGGAACCGCGCCATATTTCCATTGCTGGACACAACATGTATACATGTGTTGGTACTGTTAAGGCTGTGAAGGGTTTGTACCTTCTCTCCGGCATTGCGCATTTTGCAGACGGCGCCACAGCGCTGCGTGCCAAATTATTAATCGGAGGTTTGCCCCAAGGAAGTTTCACAATGGTATGCAAAAGAGGTTTCCAATCAATCATGCGTCCTCTTtcgctctctctttctttttcgaTGCATAGTTCCCTCGCGTGGACCCCTTGATCACAGCAGCCATTAGCGATAGAGACGCTTTACAAGTGGTTTTTTTATTGATGTTAAAATCGATATACATACACCGTTTTAGAGTATAGCcagctactagctccaattcatatatattcaatctaatagctcattaatacaatagttatatactacactattaatacctggtcccacatgtcatacacacactgtgttttggagtccgtgctacagctggctacaaatctgtagcccactactcttctctctccttatttatcttcttaaaatatgtttgcagttggcttatagcctgctattgtacctgatctttatatatgtttatactaTCAGTATGATTCATCCTTTTATTGGGCATTGGATCCCGACCCGTGGTGGTACGACAGTTTTGCTATAGAACGCTGCTATACATACGACTCCAACGTTGGACTAGCGTCCGACTCCGTTACGGCATCACTACGCATGTCAGATACTATTACGGAGTAAGACTTTTACTGTCTGTGCCTTTCCTTGTGGTCAGAGTCGTACACGGTAGCCGGACAACAGGGTCGTATGTATATCATTTTCGTTTGCCATATGTCGTTCCACTTTAccgtttaaaatttaaaattctcGAAAACTATTTAAAATTCCACTCGGAATTTACTCCCATCCTGCATCAAACCTTCAAATTTGGTGAGTTTTGATCGGTTTTCTGCTAAATTAAAACGTTAACCCCAACTACCAACTCAACTCCCGTACAAGAACATTTTTTCTATTAACCTTAAAACTCATAAAGGTCACTTAGTAGTAAAGAAGTGGTAGAATATGTTGTCAGTAGAGATCACTGTGTAAAGATACTTAATTATGGTTATTCGAGCACCATCTCTTATTGCATTTTgttaaaggatttttttttcttagtagtCAAGCTCAAGCACGAGCAGTAGGTGCATAGTACACAGTTTCCTCCGATCAGAGATCCATGAAtcacagatcgatcgatcgatcgacgctCTATCTCCCAATGGcctacggctaattattctgaGGCAACATGCATGTGTGTTAGAGTGCAAGATATCTAGAGTAACTTCATCAATTTATTTATGGAAATGATTATCATCAGACGACCGGGTGGGGGAGCaaaaatcgggcgctccccccgcCCTCCGCGCACGTGCATGCCTGCGCTCCCCCTAGCCCACCACGTGTCCACACACATAACTCTATTGTAAAAAATCAAAAACCCTCTACTAAGTggattcgtttcattttttgtttcaccaaaaatgtttcacctaagtgtcctcacaatgtttcactatgtatagatctaatgttgcagtgaactaaaacattatttcgctatttgctgaaacattgtttttatataaggtgaaacaacatccgatttaaacgattgaaacattttcgatctacttagtgaaacaattccgatatacctggtggaacatcgtgcaacatgtaaaaaaaatttaataataagctaaaaatttTTTCGTctgaatatatccatgtgtggtcttattttgaaaatttaattgcaacaaatttaatggtgcaatcggatcatgatttggataagtaaattaagagaaaaattagtttaaagtagttttgcacgtatACGTGGCAGCCATCAGCGCCAACTTTTGCCAATCCAGATCGTGCGCCCGATTCAAAGTCTCCTCCATTTATATATGTGCCAGTTTGTtctctcaaaaaaaatgttCAGATGAATAAGATAGCTTGGGATGAGCATGTAAGCGCGTGGATATGAGTTTTTTTATTCTTAACtagcattattatattttctctcatataattttttaaatctgattttttattatttatatcggcatgactctagtcttctcttctaatatttcttatttttaattccgaatttcaactatttctaaattgtattcctatatgaactctatttttctttttctccaattaatatGAGAATATCTAGACCGTGAGAGCAAATGTGGAGGCTTTCTTTTCTAAGTTTGTAGATGTTCTTAAATAGATCGGTCAATATGGCAATATATACAAATACAAATTACATATAATTATATAACTTACGAACTTAATTTGtgttgcatgcatatatggTAACGACCGTTTATTCTTGAACCACAAAGACGAAAAATCCAAGCACAATAGGTCCAACAGGATAATCATTTCCTTTATTGACTGTCTCA
The window above is part of the Oryza sativa Japonica Group chromosome 7, ASM3414082v1 genome. Proteins encoded here:
- the LOC4343828 gene encoding alpha/beta hydrolase domain-containing protein VTE7, with protein sequence MPPLLLASSSSSSPALAPPRPSCRGRVRVAAASAGVNGRAGGGGGGGGFPGFLPAAVERIRDEPAIRLAKRIERVPVQTGFSQSPILSSCVRPLKQQQDRDPVLLLHGFDSSCLEWRYTYPLLEEAGLEAWAVDILGWGFSDLEKRPPGDVASKREHLYQFWRSYIRRPMVLVGPSLGAAVAIDFTVNYPEAVSKLIFISASVYAEGTRDMTRMPRFVPYAGVFLLKSLPLRYFATLLAFYKIPGGPAGLFDWVQIGRLHCLLPWWEDALVDFMMNGGYNVLNQINQVKHKCLILWGEEDGIISNKQAYRLHQELPDAILRQVRECGHIPHVEKPSEVLKHVLDFLGTERRPEKAEQGSSLPSTVGTC